Proteins from a genomic interval of Toxoplasma gondii ME49 chromosome Ia, whole genome shotgun sequence:
- a CDS encoding hypothetical protein (encoded by transcript TGME49_294210): protein MDVQCSWPGSPPCAKYSLSRGETLSILPRSRLTCSVPRSWVPNFRSGDRSLTASPRVKKIASSLQSSASVGTIPNPFTIQYRSISAPNRRPWCMSPGFASVSQSSAGLSSCITEKAVKKMTPSSVSEDFLDAFQKAFQEATAQTSKERHDRENAEQRYLCLETEMRECKKQNGALREQVASLLEKCNALVSENLKLSTELNQAKQQYDDERIKAKMFQDQVHDKLQKADALKETLQCAWKQLTSARAALSETELAAAQSKKENEQLRQDISIEKSICCFVRFFNQNRCNALQGEMRILAEQRKSETELCLSLKEQLKNFRQLQQAAGDIDSDNARLREELSRFQEDVCNLRMVEQKFASCKAELENLKQVNTQFALQIQSQQKKIESFQEKQREAEATSARLGFELKTEKQKNEELKATNELERLRCELTTEKQTVNKLQERERDLLRQCCATTQQAEEERAAQKQKMEEVHNIAKRSEDQNARLQQQIAEEELKRRQQEEEVHCLSHRLAELELKLTQLGADFHAQSGTLRSAQVGSTATGHCHQFSHKETEHHLRALQAMISVQEEVRLKEQTIRDATASEKTLRTRLLKTEEDLSACQEIMKVLERDKSLLFHYKVEFEKQAERAQEMRSRQRQHEEEISLLNEELQQRQLCHQDEINTLHSQLSDQMAREKGLADEVDRSHRRLEVLRIQLDEAEARIEALKVRI from the exons aTGGACGTGCAATGCTCATGGCCTGGGTCGCCACCTTGTGCCAAGTACAGTCTGTCGAGGGGTGAGACACTGTCAATTCTTCCCAGAAGTCGGCTCACCTGCTCTGTTCCTCGGTCCTGGGTGCCCAACTTTCGAAGTGGCGACCGCAGTCTGACTGCATCTCCGCGGGTCAAAAAGATAGCCTCTTCACTGCAGTCCTCTGCATCGGTAGGGACCATCCCAAACCCTTTTACGATACAGTACAGAAGTATATCCGCTCCTAATAGACGTCCATGGTGCATGTCACCAGGTTTTGCATCGGTCTCACAGAGTTCGGCTGGTCTCTCGTCATGCATAACAGAAAAAGCGGTCAAGAAGATGACACCTTCTTCGGTATCGGAGGACTTTCTGGATGCTTTTCAGAAGGCCTTCCAAGAAGCGACAGCACAGACGAGCAAAGAG AGACACGACAGGGAAAATGCCGAGCAGAGATATCTTTGCCTAGAGACGGAGATGAGGGAATGCAAAAAGCAGAATGGCGCCCTACGGGAACAAGTTGCGTCGCTTCTCGAAAAATGCAATGCTCTGGTTTCGGAAAACTTGAAGCTGA GTACAGAGTTGAATCAGGCGAAGCAACAGTACGATGATGAAAGGATTAAAGCCAAAATGTTTCAAGATCAGGTCCACGATAAGCTTCAAAAAGCAGACGCCCTCAAAGAGACTCTGCAGTGTGCATGGAAGCAGCTGACTTCAGCTCGGGCTGCCCTTTCAGAAACGGAATTGGCCGCGGCTCAGAGTAAGAAGGAGAATGAACAGCTGCGACAAGACATTTCAATAGAAAAG TCGATATGCTGCTTTGTTCGGTTCTTTAACCAGAATCGCTGTAACGCTCTTCAAGGCGAAATGCGTATACTAGCCGAGCAAAGGAAGTCCGAAACGGAGCTTTGCCTTAGCCTAAAAGAGCAACTGAAGAATTTCCGCCAGCTTCAGCAAGCTGCCGGAGACATTGACTCGGACAACGCGAGATTGAGAGAAGAGCTTTCTCGATTCCAAGAAGACGTTTGCAACTTGCGGATGGTTGAGCAGAAATTCGCCTCCTGTAAA GCCGAGTTGGAGAACCTGAAACAAGTCAACACCCAATTTGCACTTCAGATCCAGTCACAACAGAAGAAAATCGAAAGTTTCCAAGAAAAGCAGCGAGAG GCAGAAGCCACTTCAGCTAGACTGGGTTTCGAGCtaaaaacggagaagcagaagaacgaggaactTAAG GCGACTAACGAACTCGAGCGCCTGCGGTGCGAACTGACGACTGAGAAGCAAACAGTCAACAAGCTGCAA gagagagaaagagatctTTTGAGACAATGCTGTGCTACGACCCAacaagccgaagaagagagggcagctcagaagcagaagatgGAAGAGGTTCATAATATCGCGAAGCGATCGGAGGAC CAAAACGCTCGTTTGCAGCAACAGATtgccgaagaagaactgaAGCGACGTCAGCAAGAGGAGGAAGTGCACTGCCTATCTCATCGTCTGGCGGAG TTAGAGCTCAAGCTTACTCAACTTGGCGCTGACTTCCACGCCCAGAGCGGCACTCTCCGTTCTGCACAGGTAGGCAGCACAGCGACAGGACACTGTCACCAGTTTAGCCACAAGGAAACTGAGCATCACCTCCGCGCACTGCAGGCTATGATATCCGTTCAGGAGGAAGTGCGACTAAAGGAGCAGACAATTAGAGATGCGACAGCCTCCGAGAAAACA ctgCGCACGAGGCTGCTGAAGACCGAGGAGGATCTGTCTGCATGTCAGGAAATTATGAAGGTTCTGGAG AGGGACAAATCACTCTTGTTCCACTACAAAGTTGAGTTCGAGAAACAAGCTGAACGTGCTCAGGAAATGCGGTCGCGGCAGCGTCAA CATGAGGAGGAAATAAGCCTACTGAACGAAGAACTGCAGCAACGACAACTTTGTCATCAAGATGAAATTAACACGTTGCACAGTCAGTTATCGGATCAGATGGCCCGGGAGAAGGGCCTGGCGGACGAGGTAGACCGAAGCCACAGAAGGCTCGAAGTCCTGCGGATCCAGCTGGACGAG GCAGAGGCGCGGATTGAGGCACTGAAAGTACGTATTTAG
- a CDS encoding hypothetical protein (encoded by transcript TGME49_294220~Predicted trans-membrane domain (TMHMM2.0):245-263), translating to MATMVTCQGCGEETTSRLCCPKCSEFGRTSFFCSQDCFVSSWPSHSKLHVIIKQSAMTISVCSSDVFTEDGIDESSATTAASLPSSSVSTLSTRPSSLISSTDTPSYSRTVGGGADDGFPRPRSGPSATELPVVPSRSSLHQPSVLTSRGPSVPSDPGTVAKQPSSSGKKSTSPGFFGKVRGLLAGEGGMFGSSYELPLSVISRGSAQQRHAVRAGGPGALTDGQKNTGAFGSLSRATPSAAGRRCWWLLVCVFVCVIVSMWTMRRTLFDCSSQGGAFDIAQGDLPAYSSDSPTGRSAETTVVNSVLAQLGGRRYADELSALQESVQDLRNELAAVTTLVQQHAAFISQFVEKPTTVGRRQGGGAIKHAISASVEGPPLPDVPQLRFALADAEVASRSAQSANSGIERETARAGDGNTMGDGLRGTNHNGGVLSQKSFGASVALESTVRGSGDNMLDGETRGKTADAPEGVERVPSSAAERSGGAGTPDADTAFVTDRGVDTLRDGIPSDDDKKKNSGEAEKEPLRADAGGRPADNGKAADLASSPGIKGEVEILSASGEVVAQDSREARVKGLEEETGAGRRGFLGVGGKGHGLTGGRLDRL from the coding sequence ATGGCAACGATGGTCACCTGCCAGGGCTGCGGCGAAGAGACGACTTCCCGCTTGTGCTGTCCGAAATGTTCTGAGTTCGGCCGGAcatccttcttctgttcccaGGACTGTTTTGTCAGCAGCTGGCCGTCACACAGCAAGCTCCATGTTATCATCAAACAGTCGGCTATGACGATTTCAGTATGTTCGTCAGACGTGTTTACGGAGGACGGCATAGATGAGTCATCCGCGACTACCGCTGCTTCTTTGCCCTCCTCGTCCGTCTCCACACTTTCCACCCGACCTAGCAGTCTCATTTCTTCAACAGATACTCCTAGCTATTCAAGAACTGTGGGAGGGGGGGCAGATGACGGATTCCCTCGTCCGCGGAGTGGACCGTCCGCCACAGAGCTTCCAGTCGTCCCGTCCCGTTCCTCGCTGCATCAACCCTCTGTCCTTACTTCTCGTGGACCCTCCGTTCCATCTGATCCGGGTACTGTAGCAAAACAACCCTCGTCGTCTGGTAAAAAATCTACTTCCCCTGGTTTTTTCGGGAAAGTGCGCGGCCTTCTCGCCGGTGAGGGTGGCATGTTCGGATCTTCATACGAGCTGCCTCTTTCTGTAATCTCCCGTGGCAGTGCTCAACAGCGGCATGCAGTCCGGGCTGGCGGCCCCGGCGCTCTGACCGACGGGCAGAAAAACACGGGGGCCTTTGGTTCACTGTCTCGTGCAACGCCAAGTGCAGCAGGTCGGCGGTGTTGGTGGTTGCtcgtgtgtgtctttgtttgCGTTATTGTCTCGATGTGGACCATGCGGCGCACACTGTTTGATTGCTCCAGTCAGGGTGGTGCATTTGATATCGCACAAGGAGATCTTCCCGCTTATTCCAGTGACAGTCCGACCGGACGGTCAGCTGAGACAACAGTGGTCAATTCTGTTTTGGCGCAACTCGGAGGCCGTCGCTATGCTGACGAGTTATCTGCACTGCAGGAGAGTGTGCAGGACCTCCGGAACGAGCTCGCGGCAGTCACGACACTCGTGCAGCAACATGCGGCGTTCATTTCTCAATTCGTAGAAAAGCCTACAACGGTGGGGCGCCGCCAAGGAGGAGGGGCTATCAAGCATGCCATATCTGCGTCAGTAGAAGGTCCACCACTGCCGGACGTTCCGCAGCTGCGGTTCGCCTTAGCCGATGCAGAGGTCGCATCCCGAAGTGCACAGAGCGCGAATTCAGGAATTGAGAGGGAGACTGCCAGAGCAGGCGACGGCAACACCATGGGGGATGGCTTACGTGGCACTAATCATAACGGTGGTGTGCTCTCACAGAAGTCTTTTGGGGCGAGTGTTGCGTTAGAAAGTACAGTGCGGGGTTCTGGAGATAATATGCTGGACGGTGAGACACGCGGTAAAACTGCAGATGCTCCAGAAGGTGTTGAGAGAGTTCCCTCTTCAGCTGCAGAACGTAGTGGAGGCGCAGGCACCCCAGATGCCGACACAGCATTTGTCACAGACCGAGGTGTAGACACTCTTCGAGACGGTATCCCAAGCGACGatgacaagaagaaaaactccGGTGAGGCGGAAAAGGAGCCACTGCGAGCGGATGCAGGTGGCCGACCTGCGGACAATGGAAAAGCCGCAGATTTAGCAAGTAGCCCGGGCATCAAAGGAGAAGTTGAAATACTTTCGGCAAGCGGAGAAGTTGTGGCACAAGATTCCAGAGAAGCTCGTGTCAAAGggctggaagaagagactgggGCCGGCCGGCGGGGTTTTCTGGGCGTTGGAGGAAAGGGCCATGGCCTGACTGGAGGAAGACTTGACAGATTGTGA
- a CDS encoding hypothetical protein (encoded by transcript TGME49_294225~Predicted trans-membrane domain (TMHMM2.0):47-70): MKESPFIRNATIETPEVAWIWSSAWRDDGSSSSSKTGRGVLLHSFARRIVFFLQFGYFTVDPVWIAYVALRVQPNVRYRCVDGLVRSTV; the protein is encoded by the exons ATGAAAGAGTCTCCTTTCATCCGAAA TGCTACCATCGAGACTCCAGAAGTAGCCTGGATTTGGAGTTCGGCATGGCGTGATGATggttcgtcctcgtcttcgaaAACGGGAAGGGGGGTGCTTCTGCACTCTTTTGCAAGACGAATAGTGTTCTTCCTACAATTTGGATATT TCACGGTCGATCCTGTCTGGATAGCCTACGTGGCACTGCGAGTGCAACCCAATGTGAGGTACCGGTGTGTTGACGGGCTGGTAAGAAGCACAGTTTAG
- a CDS encoding hypothetical protein (encoded by transcript TGME49_294230), which translates to MAQTPQGQVPIIPSAMHVRDVFSSFFARRSVGNSPHTVSATAGAAGPLQLRRVCAPARTDHPENWRMFMGGHDPASPFAEGLINVHNHNVMWMIFIVSCVMWPLKCRI; encoded by the coding sequence ATGGCACAGACTCCACAGGGGCAGGTACCGATCATCCCGTCGGCGATGCATGTGAGGGATGTTTTTAGTTCGTTCTTCGCGAGAAGATCCGTGGGAAATTCACCACACACAGTCTCTGCTACTGCTGGGGCCGCCGGGCCACTCCAGCTTCGTAGAGTCTGTGCTCCCGCGCGAACTGATCATCCCGAAAACTGGCGCATGTTCATGGGAGGCCATGATCCGGCCAGTCCGTTTGCTGAAGGTTTGATCAATGTACACAACCACAACGTTATGTGGATGATCTTTATTGTGAGCTGCGTCATGTGGCCCCTCAAGTGCAGAATTTAA